A window from Malania oleifera isolate guangnan ecotype guangnan chromosome 7, ASM2987363v1, whole genome shotgun sequence encodes these proteins:
- the LOC131160304 gene encoding alkane hydroxylase MAH1-like: protein MLPMLLSNTNRIHEKYTEILEQSKGTFMIKGAWFSKMKMLTTSDPANVQYIMSMNFSNYSKGSEFKKVFDVLGDGLFNCDFEDWRSQRKHASAFFNHQQFHFFTRRIVQDGVDKGLVPVLEHVSRQGIVVDLQDLFQRLMFDATCILATGQYPGSLCTDFPEAPFSKAMDEACETIFSRHFMPESFWKLQKWLGIGKEKKLSEAWEILDHIIGDYISRRRDELNNTRTKSSKNEVSFDALKCYLTEPDVLGPTPSDALLRDNLLGLMLAGRDTTSAALAWFFWLISRHPLVQTKIREELKANLPAKEAETWRLFKIEELSKLVYLHGALCETLRLFPPVPLQRRTPVRADTLPSGHHISPDTMVVISTYAMGRMPSVWGKDCQEFKPERWISEMGGNKHEPPHKFFAFNAGPRTCLGKMLAFTEMKAVAAAIIHNYNLQVVEGHPVKPAASIVLHMKHGLKARITKRWA from the coding sequence ATGTTGCCGATGCTGCTTTCAAATACCAACAGGATTCATGAGAAGTATACTGAAATTCTGGAGCAGAGTAAAGGCACTTTCATGATTAAAGGTGCCTGGTTTTCTAAAATGAAAATGCTAACCACGAGCGATCCTGCGAATGTGCAGTACATAATGAGCATGAACTTCTCAAATTATTCGAAAGGTTCGGAGTTTAAGAAGGTATTTGATGTTCTTGGAGATGGGCTCTTCAATTGCGATTTTGAGGACTGGAGGAGCCAAAGAAAGCACGCTAGCGCCTTTTTCAATCACCAACAGTTTCACTTCTTCACAAGGAGGATTGTGCAGGACGGTGTGGACAAAGGACTTGTTCCAGTTTTGGAGCATGTATCCCGGCAAGGCATTGTGGTGGACTTGCAGGACTTGTTCCAAAGGCTTATGTTTGATGCTACCTGCATACTGGCCACCGGCCAGTATCCTGGATCCCTCTGCACTGATTTCCCAGAAGCTCCATTTTCAAAGGCCATGGACGAGGCCTGCGAGACAATATTTTCTCGCCATTTTATGCCAGAAAGTTTTTGGAAGCTGCAAAAGTGGCTAGGTATTGGGAAAGAAAAGAAACTGAGTGAAGCTTGGGAAATCCTGGATCACATTATAGGAGATTATATTTCAAGAAGGCGAGACGAACTCAATAACACAAGAACAAAATCGAGCAAAAATGAAGTGAGTTTCGATGCCTTAAAATGTTATTTGACAGAACCTGATGTTCTTGGACCAACACCCTCAGATGCACTTCTAAGGGACAACCTTTTAGGCCTCATGTTGGCCGGGCGAGACACCACCAGTGCAGCCCTTGCTTGGTTTTTCTGGCTTATTTCTAGACATCCATTAGTCCAAACCAAGATCAGAGAGGAGCTTAAAGCGAATTTACCGGCAAAAGAAGCTGAAACATGGAGATTATTCAAAATAGAAGAGTTGAGCAAGCTTGTTTATCTGCATGGTGCCTTGTGCGAAACTCTGAGGCTCTTTCCACCAGTTCCCCTGCAGCGCAGGACCCCTGTCCGGGCTGACACTCTTCCGAGCGGCCACCACATCTCCCCAGATACGATGGTGGTGATTTCTACATATGCAATGGGGAGGATGCCATCAGTGTGGGGGAAAGATTGCCAGGAATTTAAGCCTGAGAGATGGATATCAGAGATGGGGGGGAACAAGCACGAGCCACCTCACAAGTTCTTTGCGTTCAATGCAGGGCCAAGGACTTGTTTAGGGAAGATGCTGGCTTTCACTGAGATGAAGGCTGTTGCAGCTGCCATCATCCATAACTACAATTTACAGGTAGTGGAAGGCCATCCTGTAAAGCCTGCTGCTTCTATTGTTCTTCACATGAAGCATGGTCTAAAGGCCAGGATCACCAAAAGATGGGCATGA